The Rhodothermales bacterium genome includes a window with the following:
- a CDS encoding DUF1080 domain-containing protein, whose translation MHNILLKPAGILVLLLVAAGCEAPPESRALFNGRDLTGWHIDIPAMDTSAVENPFFVRDGLLVSAGTPEGHLITDDVHQNYRLEIEYRFAGEPGNCGALVHASTPRALYAMFPKSIEVQMLHENAGDFWVIVEDIEVPDMEARRGPRAEWGITEGKARRILNLTDGSERPVGEWNAMTIETVGNTLRVWLNGDLVNDGFNATVDRGQIALQAEGAEVEFRKVALTPITQLSPAE comes from the coding sequence ATGCACAACATCCTTTTAAAACCAGCCGGCATCCTGGTACTCCTCCTCGTCGCCGCCGGCTGCGAAGCCCCTCCCGAGTCGCGCGCACTCTTCAACGGGCGCGACCTGACGGGTTGGCACATCGACATCCCGGCGATGGACACAAGCGCCGTCGAGAACCCGTTCTTCGTGCGCGACGGCCTGCTCGTCAGCGCCGGCACGCCGGAAGGCCATCTCATCACGGATGACGTGCACCAGAACTACCGGCTCGAAATCGAATACCGCTTCGCCGGCGAACCCGGCAACTGCGGCGCGCTCGTCCACGCCTCGACACCTCGGGCCCTGTACGCGATGTTTCCGAAGTCCATCGAGGTCCAGATGCTGCATGAAAACGCCGGCGACTTCTGGGTGATCGTCGAGGACATCGAAGTGCCGGACATGGAGGCCCGGCGCGGGCCACGCGCCGAATGGGGGATCACCGAGGGCAAAGCCCGCCGTATCCTCAACCTCACCGACGGTTCGGAGCGACCGGTCGGCGAATGGAATGCCATGACGATCGAGACCGTGGGCAACACGCTGCGGGTCTGGCTGAACGGGGACCTGGTCAACGACGGCTTCAACGCCACGGTCGACCGCGGGCAGATCGCGCTCCAGGCGGAAGGGGCGGAGGTGGAGTTCCGGAAGGTGGCGCTAACGCCGATCACGCAGCTGTCGCCGGCCGAGTGA
- a CDS encoding DUF1801 domain-containing protein, giving the protein MNEPPVKPATVDAYIAGFPPDIQEILRTLQATVRKALPEADEKISYGMPAFAQHGMVIYYAAFKKHIGIFPPVKGDAQLQKDIARYRGEKGNLQLPLSEPIPYDLIARIAAARLHENLERKAAKKR; this is encoded by the coding sequence ATGAACGAACCCCCCGTCAAACCCGCCACCGTCGACGCCTACATCGCCGGCTTCCCGCCCGACATCCAGGAGATCCTGCGGACCTTACAGGCAACGGTGCGCAAAGCCCTTCCCGAAGCAGACGAAAAGATCAGCTACGGCATGCCGGCTTTCGCCCAACATGGTATGGTGATCTACTACGCGGCGTTTAAAAAACACATCGGCATCTTTCCTCCGGTAAAAGGGGATGCGCAGCTCCAGAAGGACATCGCCCGGTACCGCGGCGAAAAGGGCAACCTCCAGCTGCCCTTGAGCGAACCCATCCCGTACGACCTCATCGCCCGCATCGCCGCCGCCCGCCTCCACGAGAACCTGGAAAGGAAGGCGGCGAAAAAGCGATGA
- a CDS encoding phospholipase D family protein gives MFSTATTEHAGQTGIFPLAGPRQAFVALHQLVDAAQDTIDALYYIWRGDQSGLLLFEALWRAAERGVRVRLLLDDGTTEELDPTLAGLDTHPNIEVRIYNPLRWRKLRYMNALTDFWRSNRRMHNKSLTVDGKAIVTGGRNVGNEYYAEGDGMAFTDLDVLAIGAVVEEAGTMFDLYWTSTLAAPISRLVPPAGPAEGERLLDQFTANRMDPDSTGYMQALYETPILTELEEGKRAWIWTEAHLLYDDPLKTLGHDEHPEVLLLTQLLEHIGSPVRRLDLVSAYFVPMAAGTATLKRLSERGVQVRVLTNSLESTDVTAVHAGYAKRRKALLRAGVQLFELKRGWGDTTGAHESIGGSSAASLHAKTFALDDRHVFVGSFNFDPRSARFNTEMGLLLDSPDLARRLSHVFDAEFALTAYEVYLTPEGRLEWLEWTPEGKKRHTIEPGTTAFRRLKVRLLALLPFEWML, from the coding sequence ATGTTTTCCACGGCTACCACCGAACACGCCGGCCAGACGGGGATCTTCCCGCTTGCGGGCCCCCGTCAGGCCTTCGTTGCCCTCCACCAACTGGTGGATGCGGCGCAGGACACGATCGACGCCCTCTATTACATCTGGCGTGGAGACCAATCGGGCCTCCTTCTGTTCGAGGCGTTGTGGCGCGCCGCCGAGCGCGGTGTTCGCGTCCGGCTCCTGCTAGACGACGGCACCACGGAGGAACTCGACCCTACCCTCGCCGGGCTAGACACCCACCCGAACATCGAGGTCCGCATCTACAATCCGCTCCGCTGGCGCAAGCTGCGTTATATGAACGCGCTGACGGATTTCTGGCGCTCCAATCGGAGGATGCACAACAAGTCGCTCACGGTGGACGGAAAGGCGATAGTGACTGGCGGCCGAAACGTGGGCAACGAATACTACGCCGAGGGGGATGGAATGGCGTTCACCGACCTCGATGTGCTGGCGATCGGGGCGGTAGTGGAAGAAGCGGGGACGATGTTCGACCTCTACTGGACCAGCACCCTGGCCGCGCCCATCTCCCGGCTTGTCCCGCCGGCCGGCCCGGCCGAGGGCGAGCGGCTGTTGGATCAGTTTACGGCCAATCGGATGGATCCAGATTCGACCGGTTACATGCAAGCCCTCTACGAGACGCCTATCTTGACCGAATTGGAGGAGGGCAAACGAGCATGGATCTGGACAGAAGCCCACCTCCTCTACGACGATCCTCTCAAAACGCTGGGACACGATGAGCACCCCGAGGTGCTGCTCCTGACACAGCTGCTCGAACACATCGGTTCACCGGTGCGTCGCCTCGATCTGGTGTCGGCCTACTTCGTGCCGATGGCGGCGGGAACGGCGACGCTGAAGAGGCTGTCCGAACGTGGCGTCCAGGTTCGCGTCCTCACCAACTCGCTGGAATCAACGGACGTCACGGCCGTCCATGCCGGCTACGCCAAACGCCGCAAGGCGCTGCTCCGCGCCGGGGTTCAATTGTTTGAACTCAAACGCGGGTGGGGCGATACCACCGGTGCGCATGAGTCCATCGGCGGCAGTTCCGCCGCCAGCCTCCACGCCAAGACGTTTGCGCTGGACGACCGGCATGTGTTCGTGGGATCGTTTAACTTCGACCCCCGGTCCGCGCGGTTTAACACGGAAATGGGGCTGTTGCTGGATAGCCCTGACCTCGCGCGCCGGCTTAGCCATGTGTTCGACGCCGAGTTTGCCCTCACGGCCTACGAGGTCTACCTCACGCCGGAGGGCCGGCTCGAGTGGCTCGAATGGACTCCCGAGGGCAAGAAACGCCATACCATCGAACCGGGTACAACCGCATTCCGGCGTCTGAAGGTGCGTCTGCTGGCGCTCCTCCCGTTTGAATGGATGCTCTGA
- a CDS encoding nuclear transport factor 2 family protein, translating into MSTLDIARKLADLCRQGQNLEAINTLFAEDAMSVEAGAPPGSEREARGLEAIRAKSAWWVANHDVHSATVTGPWPHDDRFIVGFQYDITHKPSGRRMQMDEVGLFQVKNGKIVREEYFYHMG; encoded by the coding sequence ATGTCCACCCTCGACATTGCCCGCAAACTGGCCGACCTCTGCCGGCAGGGTCAAAATCTCGAAGCCATTAACACCCTCTTCGCGGAAGACGCCATGAGCGTCGAAGCCGGCGCGCCGCCGGGATCCGAGCGGGAAGCCCGCGGCCTCGAAGCCATCCGCGCCAAATCCGCCTGGTGGGTGGCCAATCACGACGTCCATTCCGCCACGGTCACTGGCCCGTGGCCGCACGACGACCGGTTCATCGTCGGCTTCCAGTACGACATCACCCACAAACCGTCGGGCCGGCGGATGCAGATGGATGAGGTCGGGCTCTTCCAGGTCAAAAACGGGAAAATCGTGCGGGAAGAGTACTTCTACCACATGGGATGA
- a CDS encoding tetratricopeptide repeat protein — MKKGVVFYETSGVANAYMSVLRAASEAGYVPILKEADALRDRPTLHAAHAAGIPCIDWHAFASLPLRERAAVESTRRVNALLTLMKIAEVAPGAASTDGGLLHEVGQPFFRSLLRRLEQQVLAIDTLKRVLHAYDVRLIVVGDDHSDASRAVVHFAREAQVPTLALGEWWYGSGLEAVAEPALFADFAAVGSRLDRDRLVAAGVASDQVFVTGWPGKAEPGAGGNEQRTQKHEARLRLGMPPDRPVILLRVPPFEGVSADFARRFRFSMALHIAALQATRAVQGGCQLIVEPAAEDEALLVAAGADVAGLGKHYEKWLDEEGYGDVYLVRCSNGDAVRAADMVVCLESSHAVVESMLRRRPVIAVTMDPEAALAHEGLVGPLVVRRLPDLTAAIESLLADPGRARAVVQRQNQHLADVNHSADGLAAERLARLVLALCRQGASLDAHAWDEPMPDIIAACAAMKTAEQERLVEGVRAVRRLRTAQPAEAEALVRELARVFPRHAQPVWELYDILTMAGRTEESARLLERFSASFDETHAPLTVLVRLGLIRLRAGNREAALNAFEQARLQAPYEPAVLTSLGKLYMDTGRHAEALDLLRDATGRLPEDPDIWLALAHAARQLDDHETFKKASETYHLLADKPATPEME; from the coding sequence ATGAAAAAAGGCGTCGTGTTCTACGAGACGAGCGGCGTGGCGAACGCGTACATGTCGGTGCTCCGGGCGGCCTCCGAAGCCGGCTATGTGCCCATCCTCAAAGAAGCGGACGCCCTGCGCGACCGCCCGACGCTGCATGCGGCGCATGCGGCCGGCATCCCATGCATCGACTGGCACGCCTTTGCCTCGCTACCCTTGCGCGAGCGCGCCGCCGTCGAAAGCACGCGGCGCGTGAACGCCCTCCTGACACTGATGAAGATCGCGGAGGTGGCGCCCGGAGCCGCTTCGACGGACGGCGGGTTGCTCCACGAGGTGGGGCAACCGTTCTTCCGTTCGCTCCTCCGCCGGCTGGAGCAGCAGGTGCTGGCAATCGACACCCTCAAACGCGTCCTGCACGCGTATGATGTCCGCCTCATCGTCGTTGGCGACGACCATTCGGACGCTTCGCGCGCGGTGGTCCATTTCGCCCGCGAAGCACAGGTGCCGACGCTGGCCCTGGGCGAGTGGTGGTACGGCAGCGGCCTCGAGGCCGTGGCGGAGCCGGCACTGTTTGCCGATTTCGCCGCGGTGGGAAGCCGGCTCGACCGCGACCGACTCGTCGCGGCCGGCGTAGCGTCCGACCAGGTGTTTGTGACGGGCTGGCCCGGAAAGGCGGAGCCCGGGGCGGGCGGAAATGAGCAACGGACGCAGAAGCACGAGGCCCGACTACGGCTCGGGATGCCGCCGGACCGCCCGGTGATCCTCCTCCGGGTGCCTCCGTTTGAAGGCGTGTCGGCGGATTTTGCACGGCGCTTCCGCTTTTCCATGGCGCTGCACATAGCCGCTCTGCAAGCGACCCGGGCCGTGCAGGGCGGGTGCCAGCTGATCGTCGAGCCGGCCGCGGAGGATGAGGCTCTCCTTGTGGCCGCCGGCGCCGATGTGGCCGGCCTGGGCAAACACTACGAGAAGTGGCTGGATGAAGAAGGCTATGGGGATGTCTATCTCGTGCGATGCTCGAACGGCGATGCGGTGCGGGCGGCGGATATGGTCGTCTGCCTCGAATCCTCGCACGCCGTAGTCGAGTCCATGCTTCGGCGTCGCCCTGTGATTGCGGTGACGATGGATCCCGAAGCCGCGCTCGCGCACGAGGGGCTGGTGGGCCCGCTGGTGGTGCGCCGGCTGCCCGACCTGACCGCGGCCATTGAATCCTTACTGGCCGACCCCGGCAGGGCGCGCGCCGTCGTCCAACGCCAGAACCAGCATCTGGCCGATGTGAACCACAGCGCCGACGGCCTCGCGGCCGAGCGGCTGGCGCGGCTTGTGCTGGCGTTGTGCCGGCAGGGCGCCAGCCTCGACGCCCACGCCTGGGATGAGCCTATGCCGGACATTATCGCGGCCTGCGCGGCCATGAAGACGGCCGAACAGGAGCGCCTGGTGGAGGGGGTCCGGGCTGTGCGGAGGCTGCGAACGGCTCAGCCGGCCGAGGCGGAAGCGCTGGTGCGCGAACTGGCGCGCGTCTTTCCGCGGCACGCCCAGCCGGTGTGGGAGTTGTACGATATCCTGACGATGGCCGGCCGAACGGAGGAATCCGCCCGACTTCTCGAGCGCTTCTCTGCCTCGTTCGACGAAACCCACGCCCCGCTCACGGTGCTCGTGCGCCTTGGCCTCATCCGCCTCCGCGCGGGAAATCGCGAAGCAGCCCTAAATGCCTTCGAACAGGCCCGGCTCCAGGCGCCATACGAGCCGGCGGTTCTCACCAGCCTCGGCAAGCTCTACATGGATACCGGCCGGCATGCCGAAGCGCTCGATCTGCTCCGGGATGCCACCGGGCGCCTCCCGGAAGACCCCGACATCTGGCTCGCCCTCGCCCACGCTGCCCGGCAACTGGACGACCACGAAACGTTCAAAAAAGCCAGCGAAACCTACCATCTCCTCGCCGACAAGCCTGCGACGCCGGAGATGGAGTGA
- a CDS encoding glycosyltransferase — protein MDQRQFDAKETIKSCIQNGQLSEAEALLATWRKTYGQDERYYLLGAIVALERKQYPEAEERLFAALAQAPERFEVLYLLGNLYEQMADFPYALEWYRKARLVANANQLAQIDAVPQRIPGVEPGLSMGKRKLTLFVRAGFDQFLDDLIGGLNRHYDVTKAVISRIEEVAPLMEQADICWFEWCDELVVHASRLEVARRKPIVCRLHRYEVFTPMPAQVQWENIDTLMLVTDHLITILRSTVPGIEDRVQVAVVCNGVAIDRYRFTPRSPGFNLASVGYIHSRKNPTLLLQILAKLVRFDARYKLYVAGQFQEPMVQIYWNHMIKEMGLANNVQFDGWQKDIGGWLSDKQFLLSTSMHESFGYSIAEAMACGIKPVVHNFPFSGGIWPEQVLFNTVDEAVGMVTSHIYSSKAYRDFIEQHYSLFQQITETRKVLSALPMEKRSDRKAALFQKGALRETLAQLIPTETTG, from the coding sequence ATGGATCAACGACAGTTTGACGCAAAAGAAACCATCAAATCCTGCATTCAAAACGGGCAGCTTTCGGAAGCGGAAGCGCTGCTGGCGACGTGGCGGAAGACCTACGGGCAGGACGAGCGCTATTACCTCCTGGGGGCGATCGTCGCGCTCGAACGGAAACAGTATCCCGAGGCCGAGGAACGCCTTTTCGCCGCCCTCGCCCAGGCGCCGGAGCGCTTCGAAGTGCTTTACCTGCTGGGCAATCTGTACGAGCAGATGGCCGATTTCCCGTACGCGCTCGAATGGTACCGCAAAGCGCGCCTCGTGGCGAACGCCAACCAGCTCGCCCAGATCGACGCCGTCCCACAGCGTATTCCCGGCGTCGAACCCGGTCTCTCGATGGGCAAACGGAAACTGACGCTGTTCGTCCGCGCCGGCTTCGACCAGTTCCTTGACGACCTCATCGGCGGTCTCAACCGTCATTACGACGTCACGAAGGCCGTCATCTCCCGGATCGAGGAGGTCGCCCCGCTTATGGAGCAGGCCGATATCTGCTGGTTCGAGTGGTGCGACGAACTCGTGGTCCACGCCTCGCGCCTCGAAGTCGCCCGCCGCAAGCCGATCGTCTGCCGGCTGCATCGCTACGAGGTCTTCACCCCGATGCCGGCGCAGGTCCAGTGGGAGAATATCGACACCCTGATGCTGGTCACCGACCACCTCATCACGATCCTCCGCAGCACCGTGCCGGGGATCGAGGACCGCGTCCAGGTGGCCGTAGTGTGCAACGGCGTAGCGATCGACCGCTACCGGTTCACGCCGCGCAGCCCGGGCTTCAACCTCGCCAGCGTGGGCTACATCCATTCCCGCAAAAACCCGACGTTGCTCCTGCAAATCCTCGCCAAGCTCGTCCGCTTCGACGCTCGGTACAAGCTGTATGTCGCCGGCCAATTCCAGGAGCCGATGGTGCAGATCTACTGGAACCACATGATCAAGGAGATGGGCCTCGCGAACAACGTCCAGTTCGACGGCTGGCAGAAGGACATCGGTGGATGGCTGTCGGACAAGCAGTTCCTCCTCTCCACCTCGATGCACGAGAGCTTTGGCTACTCGATCGCCGAGGCGATGGCCTGCGGCATCAAGCCGGTCGTCCATAACTTCCCGTTCTCGGGCGGCATCTGGCCGGAACAGGTGCTTTTTAATACGGTCGACGAGGCCGTGGGCATGGTCACGTCGCACATCTACAGTTCGAAGGCGTACCGCGATTTCATCGAGCAGCACTACTCGCTCTTCCAGCAGATCACCGAGACCCGCAAGGTTCTCTCGGCCCTGCCGATGGAGAAGCGGAGCGACCGCAAGGCGGCCCTGTTCCAGAAAGGCGCCCTCCGCGAAACGCTTGCGCAACTCATCCCGACGGAAACCACGGGTTGA
- a CDS encoding glycosyltransferase family 2 protein — translation MNSILELQKARATPRGASRHADVTFVMPLFDRLRYFSLYLEEGLWDGLPLQIVCDGASATTRADLDLLTAGRPDIHIHHYDTNRGVACTRGAGIALADTPYMGFCDDDDFLNEADAFLDEATALMDMDAPALFTAMPAVFAFNESLQMNLQYDRRGFDGKTGFELLCYLVATGEMQVLTLGSLFRPADLRGTEPESFFKVSEDYVFLARLCARFPERRVRIARAGRYMRLVQHGSLSSRETYGIDKITMHLVSMCVGATYLIEMRRLSLPLFRDLLRKRGDVLQASYTRGREAAAFIAHLLGGREPVASDDESREVLRVLESNRILLPAEFKRLAGWN, via the coding sequence ATGAACAGCATCCTCGAACTCCAGAAAGCCCGCGCCACGCCGCGAGGCGCCAGTCGACACGCCGACGTGACGTTTGTCATGCCGCTGTTCGACCGCCTCCGGTATTTCTCCCTGTACCTGGAGGAGGGGCTGTGGGATGGACTGCCGCTCCAGATCGTCTGCGACGGCGCCAGCGCCACGACGAGGGCGGACCTCGACCTGCTGACCGCTGGCCGGCCCGACATCCACATCCATCACTACGACACCAACCGCGGCGTCGCCTGCACCCGCGGCGCGGGCATCGCCCTGGCCGACACGCCCTACATGGGGTTCTGCGACGACGACGACTTCCTGAACGAGGCGGATGCGTTCCTGGATGAGGCGACGGCGCTGATGGACATGGACGCCCCGGCGCTCTTCACCGCCATGCCGGCGGTCTTCGCCTTCAACGAGTCCCTCCAGATGAACCTCCAGTACGACCGCCGCGGGTTCGACGGCAAGACCGGCTTCGAGCTGCTCTGTTACCTCGTGGCCACCGGCGAAATGCAGGTGCTGACCCTCGGCAGTCTCTTTCGGCCGGCCGACCTGCGGGGCACGGAGCCTGAATCGTTTTTTAAGGTGAGCGAAGACTATGTCTTCCTCGCCCGCCTCTGCGCCCGCTTCCCGGAGCGCCGGGTGCGGATCGCGCGCGCCGGCCGCTACATGCGGCTCGTCCAGCACGGCTCGCTGTCTTCCCGCGAAACCTACGGGATCGATAAAATCACCATGCACCTCGTGTCGATGTGCGTCGGAGCCACCTACCTGATCGAAATGAGGCGCCTGAGCCTGCCGCTCTTCCGAGACCTGCTCCGCAAGCGGGGCGACGTCCTTCAGGCTTCTTACACCCGCGGCCGCGAGGCGGCGGCGTTTATCGCACACCTCCTCGGCGGCCGGGAGCCCGTCGCGTCCGACGACGAGTCGCGGGAGGTGCTCCGCGTGCTCGAATCCAACCGAATCCTCCTGCCGGCCGAGTTCAAACGGCTCGCCGGCTGGAATTAA
- a CDS encoding flagellar hook basal-body protein: MASLLYIPPPRNSYTSVTFMLLRLENSYQSMTSHVRQVERIANNLANASTVGFRKDRSFVEVLAEGLDKEESPYSTRQLGHWVDQQQGSLEQTGGSLDVALNGEGFFVLSDPDTGATRYTRAGHFLTDEEGTLRAPNGLVVEGQAGPITIPEDAVTVEIRRNGDVIVDDSLVGTLRVVRFDAPEQLTRIDAASFLANGVEPQDIDEPAVIQGQLENSNVDAVREMSELIAYSRLFEAQQKTLTTVDGYLERATRELSRF, translated from the coding sequence ATGGCAAGTCTTTTGTACATCCCCCCTCCACGCAACTCCTACACATCGGTCACCTTCATGCTGCTCCGACTCGAAAACAGCTATCAATCCATGACGTCGCACGTCCGCCAGGTGGAGCGGATCGCGAACAACCTCGCCAACGCCAGCACGGTCGGCTTCCGGAAGGACCGCTCATTCGTCGAGGTGCTGGCCGAGGGGCTCGACAAAGAAGAGTCACCCTACAGCACGCGCCAGCTCGGGCACTGGGTGGACCAGCAGCAGGGCAGCCTCGAGCAGACCGGCGGTTCGCTGGATGTGGCCCTGAACGGCGAAGGGTTCTTCGTTCTCTCCGACCCCGATACCGGGGCCACACGCTATACCCGCGCCGGCCATTTCCTCACGGATGAGGAGGGCACACTCCGCGCGCCGAACGGCCTCGTCGTCGAGGGCCAGGCCGGCCCGATCACCATCCCCGAGGACGCGGTGACCGTCGAGATCCGCCGCAACGGCGACGTGATCGTGGACGACAGCCTGGTAGGGACCCTGCGCGTCGTCCGCTTCGACGCGCCGGAACAGCTGACCCGCATCGACGCGGCCTCGTTCCTCGCGAACGGTGTCGAACCGCAGGACATCGACGAGCCGGCCGTCATCCAGGGCCAGCTCGAAAACAGCAACGTAGACGCCGTCCGCGAGATGAGCGAACTCATCGCCTACAGCCGTCTCTTCGAAGCCCAACAAAAAACCCTGACCACCGTCGACGGCTACCTCGAACGCGCCACGCGCGAATTGAGCCGGTTCTGA
- the flgG gene encoding flagellar basal-body rod protein FlgG: protein MLRALWTAALGMQAQQQGVDNIANNLANANTTGYKHSKIVFQDLLYQTVRAPSEGDSGTTQPATLQMGHGATAIATVRNFQQGGLTETQNPLDIAINGEGFLQVTRQDGTVAYTRDGTFTLNAEGTIVTQSGLRLEPEISIPPDASRVDISQDGVVMATIPGDVTPVELGQIELARFNNDSGLLAIGGNLYEQTNASGEPIIGTPGQEGLGGLIQGYLENSNVQVVQEMVNLITAQRAYELNTKVVTTADQMLQQANQIKR, encoded by the coding sequence ATGTTAAGAGCACTCTGGACCGCCGCGCTGGGCATGCAAGCCCAGCAACAGGGCGTTGACAACATCGCCAATAACCTCGCCAACGCGAACACGACGGGGTACAAACACTCCAAGATCGTATTTCAGGACCTGCTGTATCAGACGGTCCGCGCCCCGAGTGAGGGAGACTCGGGGACGACGCAGCCGGCGACGTTGCAGATGGGCCATGGCGCCACGGCTATCGCCACCGTCCGCAATTTCCAACAGGGCGGCCTGACCGAGACGCAGAATCCGCTCGATATCGCCATCAACGGCGAGGGCTTCCTCCAGGTCACCCGGCAGGACGGCACGGTGGCCTACACCCGCGACGGCACATTCACGCTGAACGCCGAGGGCACCATCGTCACCCAGAGCGGTCTCCGCCTGGAGCCCGAAATCTCGATCCCGCCAGATGCCAGCCGGGTGGATATTTCGCAGGATGGGGTGGTGATGGCCACGATCCCGGGGGATGTTACTCCCGTAGAACTCGGTCAGATCGAGCTCGCTCGTTTCAACAACGACAGCGGCTTGCTGGCCATCGGCGGCAACCTCTATGAGCAGACCAACGCCAGCGGCGAGCCCATCATCGGGACGCCTGGCCAGGAGGGTCTGGGTGGGTTGATCCAGGGCTATCTGGAGAACTCGAACGTGCAGGTGGTCCAGGAAATGGTCAACCTCATCACGGCCCAGCGCGCCTACGAATTGAACACGAAGGTGGTTACCACGGCCGACCAGATGCTGCAGCAGGCCAACCAGATTAAGCGGTAA
- a CDS encoding flagella basal body P-ring formation protein FlgA: MKKAKGKIGFVRGPRFMWNFPLRGAPFALCLSCFSFFLSSFAFCLPSPAQPGKARILAAARAALDAAYPEQAGRLDVRLVRTGGELPDDGPLRLVLPPGNALPRGRLQADLERQEVDGIWLESGWAQIYIAHFDSVATPIRTVNKDEKIDSGDVAFAWIETTRFAGEPLTPALFRELAVGPLFAHRHLGADRALQRDDVRPAYAATTGEPVEMTYRRERLLLSIKGQARSQGFVGDSIRLYAPATKTMYKVRLTGPGAAEWIETLK; encoded by the coding sequence ATGAAAAAGGCAAAAGGCAAAATCGGGTTTGTACGGGGTCCGCGGTTTATGTGGAACTTCCCCCTTCGTGGGGCGCCTTTTGCCCTTTGCCTTTCTTGTTTTTCCTTTTTCCTTTCCTCTTTTGCCTTTTGCCTTCCTTCCCCGGCGCAGCCGGGCAAGGCGCGGATTCTAGCGGCGGCGCGGGCCGCGCTGGATGCCGCGTATCCCGAGCAGGCCGGCCGGCTTGACGTACGGCTGGTGCGGACAGGGGGCGAACTCCCGGACGACGGCCCGCTCCGCCTCGTGCTGCCCCCCGGCAACGCCCTCCCCCGGGGCAGGCTTCAGGCCGACCTCGAACGACAAGAGGTTGATGGCATCTGGCTGGAAAGCGGCTGGGCGCAGATCTATATCGCCCATTTTGACTCGGTCGCCACGCCGATCCGTACAGTCAACAAAGACGAAAAGATCGACTCCGGGGATGTGGCCTTTGCCTGGATTGAAACCACACGGTTTGCCGGGGAGCCGCTTACGCCGGCCCTCTTCCGCGAACTGGCGGTCGGACCGCTCTTCGCACATCGGCACCTCGGCGCGGACCGCGCCCTGCAGCGTGACGACGTGCGGCCGGCGTACGCGGCAACCACCGGAGAACCGGTGGAGATGACGTACCGGCGGGAGCGCCTGCTCCTTTCGATCAAAGGCCAGGCCCGATCGCAGGGCTTTGTCGGCGACAGCATTCGGCTGTATGCGCCGGCGACCAAAACCATGTATAAAGTCCGCCTCACCGGCCCCGGCGCCGCGGAGTGGATCGAAACCTTGAAGTAA